In the Elizabethkingia bruuniana genome, ATTTTTTTTATTATAGATGCTGTAAGAGACATGATGCTTGGATTAATTACCAATTCTTATATTTTGTTTGGCTTGGGATGTATGCTTTTGTCTTCTTTTTTCTTTCACAAAGCCCGTTTTAATCCATATGTTATTTTCACTATTTTTTTATTTATCGGTTTGCTCGTCTTTTATTATTCTTCCAAAGACGGATTTGATAACGGGATTACTTTTTATTATTTTTCCTTGCTGGCCATTGTTTTGTTATTGTTAAATGGTAAAGCAGGTGTCAGTTTAATTGTTGTATACTATGCTATTATTTTTATTCTATTCTGCATCAGTCATGTCTTCGATTTTCATCTTATTACCAGTGAGTTGCTGGTTCACGAAGACCTTGAAAATAGTGTAAGGATTATTACTTTTATTCAGGCATTTATTCTTCTTGCATTGGCAGGATATTTTATTGTGCTGAAGCACAATCAGCTCGCCGGATTGTACCAGCAGGTACTGAGGAGTGAGTTTATAATATCGGAGCTGAATAAGAAATTAAATGAGGATGTGAAAATTAATGTAAATGATGTTGTAAAATCAGCGATGGAAAATGATGTTTCCTTTATTCCTTTATTCAAGAAAGCATTTCCTGATTTCTATGATAATCTGGCATCTGTAAATAGTCATATAACTGGCGATGAATTCAAATTTTGTGCATTGCTGAAGTTAGGGTTCAGGACGAAGGATATTGCCGAATACTGCCATTTTACTGTTCGTACTGTTCAGACCAAAAAGAACAGGCTCCGTAAATCATTTAATATTCCTTCGGAAACGGATTTATATTTATGGATAGATAGTTTTTAATCTGTTCTTTTAAAGAAGTGTAGGTATGTTGTAATTGCTGTTGTACTCATGTTGTAATACCTGATGTATTTGTATAGTAGCTCTTTATTACTGACTTTTCTTATGATGTGTTTACTATTGTAAAGAATTTTCAAACCATCAAATCATGAGTACACAACATAAAAGAAAAGCGGGCAACCTTTATCTGCAGGAATATCTGCCACCGGTAATTAAACATACCAATACAGAAAATAACGGAGAGATTGCTCAAAACATTATTGCAGATATAAATACCGAAAAAAAGCCACTCCGAGAATATATTCCACCAACGATAGATGTTATTCTGGTAGAGATGGAAAACGGAATTGCTGCCAATTCAGGTTTTGCACTTCCGATAAAAGCAAATGCACCGGTTAATGAGACATGGAATAATGCTGATATTAACCCGGATCAGCCAATCTACTGGTAATAATGGTTTTATCTGACTTAGATTTATGAAAACTAATATACGCAGATACATAATGTCAGTTTTTATGCTTCTTGCCATATTATCGTGCCGGGGTACTACAGGCAATACAGAGGAGGAGGGGCAGGCAGTGGTGAAGATAAACTTAGCCGGAATAATACAGGCATCAGATACTTCAGTAAGCAGAAGCAGAATGGTTTCGGAAGTTTATGCTATGGAAATACCATATAATAAAGATTTTAATCTGGTGGCAACGATTACGCCTGAAATACCGGCTGCAAAAATAAATACCCGGACATCCGCTAATCCTTCCGCTCTGACTATTACACCACAACCGCCAACTACAAATCCTATTGGTCCAAATGTAAAGTATCTGGTAATGGTATTTGACGAAAACGGAAACCGTATAACTGCTCAGGAAAAGATATATGACAGCAGTAATCAGAGTGATACAGCAAACCAGATGATTCTGAATGCGGGAAAGGATTATACTTTTGTAGCCATTTCGTACAATACGGCTACAGCACCGACATTCAATACAGCAGTAACTAACCTTAGTGATGTTACCAATACAGTGTCAGTGGTGAGCTCATTGGATTATCTGTATTTCAATAGTGGCCCTCTGAATATTATATTCGGTCAGCAGAATTATATTAATATCACTTTTAAGCATATTAACAGCAGGGTGATACTAAGTGTAGATGCAACAGCAGAAATGGGGAGAATCACTGCAATCGCAGCCAACATTGCAGGAACTGGCTCTGTAAATCTTGCGGCAAATGGCACAACAACTTCCGGAACTGCGACTTCCTATAACAAATCTTTTACTTTTCCTGTGCTAAATACTCAGGCAGTTACGAGCTCTTCTGTGTTAGTATCTTCGGCAGGAAATGCCCATGTAATTAATATTACGTCGGTTTCTACAAATGGTTCTCCGGCAAGAACAGATGTGCCTGCTATTAATGTACCCGTGGGAACTTTTCAGAAAGGTGTAAGCTATAAGGTGAACCTAAGTTTTCAGGCAACAGGTATTTCAATTGGTGGATTAATCTGGGCTAGAGGGAATCTGGCCTATGATTGGGTAAATAAAATATATTATAACAGATATTATCCACAGGAAACAGGTTCTAATTACAGGAATACTGACTATTGGAATTTTGGATCTACGGAAACACGATTGGTACCTAAAAAAATCATAAATGGTTGGACAGATGCTAATACAGCGCCTATAAATCAGATAACGCTTCCAATCCAAGACCCATGCAAACTTGTTGCCGGAGGAAAATGGAGAATGCCCACAGTTAGTGATTTTGCTAACCTTGGAGTATTTAAAGTGCATAATGGAGGGGATACAAGCGGAGCTAATGATGGCTTGTCAGCAACAACTTTTGCAGGGGGAACGGCCCAACCAAACGGAAATATTACCGGAAATAATTTTCCATACGTGTATTTTGATGGGACTAATGAAATGGGGGGTACGTCTGTGCGTTTAAGATTCTATGCTGCGGGGCGTTATTTCGGAAACTTTACCACAGCGCAGGCTGCTGCTGGTTACCAAAATGGAGACAATGCAGTATGGACAGCTAGTAATGCACAATATATGGCAAGCGATGCTATGCCTTATCTTACAGGAGCAGATGCGAATGTAAGAGCAATGGTTCAGTCTATTGTGAATGGAGATTCCAGTGGAGGAAACAAGACTTTTGTTACCAGAAGAGGACAACCTTTGGATGGAGCAAACTGGTCCGCAGATGACAGGGTCCCTATTCGTTGTGTAAAGAATCCCTAATTAAAGAAAATTATCATCATTTGTTTGTAAAATCTGTTAGCCATTTTCCGGTACAACCGGATGTATAAGACAACATCATTTTGTTTGTTAACAGTGTTTTAGCGGGTAGTAAAATTTTTACTATCCGTTTTTTCTATTTTTATAAATACTTTACTATAAGCATTTAAAATGCTGTTGAGTATCTGTAAAGTATACCTGAAAAGTATCTGTAAGGTATCTGTTATTTTAGCTAATCCTACAAATGTGCTTACTCTTGCATGTTAGAAAAACAGATTTATTTCCTTTTCCTTTTTTTATTTAACGATACATAATTGAAAATAATAAAATATTAATGTACTAGTATGTATGTTGATATTTTAATATTAATATATATATTAAAATAATTGATTATGTTAAAAAAGTATTGGAGTTACATTTCAAATAGACACATTACAGATGAAATGAACAAACTGGAAGTTATACAAAATAAGACGATTAATCGGTTTACATTTTTCATTGCCCTTTTTTTTATTACAGATTCTATAAGAGATCTGACATTTGATCTTGTAACTAATTTCTATATTTTGTTTACAATAGGCTGTCTTTTACTTTTTTCCTTTTTATTTAAAAGGTTAAGGTTTAATTCATGTGTTATATTTTCCACCTGTTTAGTTATTACCCTTCTGGTTTTTTATTATTCGTCTAAGGATGGATTTGATAACGGACTGGTATTCTATTATTTTCCGATACTTACTGGTAGTCTGTTGGTGTTGAACAAAAAAAAAGATATTATTCCAATAGTAATTATTTACAGCAGCATTTTTATTTTTTTTTTAATTAGCCATGTATACAATTTTCAGT is a window encoding:
- a CDS encoding helix-turn-helix transcriptional regulator — encoded protein: MLKKYWNYIANMHVTKEMNKLEVIQARIINQVIFIKGIFFIIDAVRDMMLGLITNSYILFGLGCMLLSSFFFHKARFNPYVIFTIFLFIGLLVFYYSSKDGFDNGITFYYFSLLAIVLLLLNGKAGVSLIVVYYAIIFILFCISHVFDFHLITSELLVHEDLENSVRIITFIQAFILLALAGYFIVLKHNQLAGLYQQVLRSEFIISELNKKLNEDVKINVNDVVKSAMENDVSFIPLFKKAFPDFYDNLASVNSHITGDEFKFCALLKLGFRTKDIAEYCHFTVRTVQTKKNRLRKSFNIPSETDLYLWIDSF